A window from Trichomycterus rosablanca isolate fTriRos1 chromosome 21, fTriRos1.hap1, whole genome shotgun sequence encodes these proteins:
- the rxrab gene encoding retinoic acid receptor RXR-alpha-B isoform X3: protein MCPLHQRRISTGQLSSSPLNSPTGQRTIGSHPLHPSLLTPSSMSATPGQLHSPINGLASPFPVISSPMGHPSITGPSSTSMAFGPSLSPQLSSPMTSVSSPEDIKPPLGLNGVMKVPAQPTGTMLSLTKHICAICGDRSSGKHYGVYSCEGCKGFFKRTVRKDLTYTCRENKGCPIDKRQRNRCQYCRYQKCLAMGMKREAVQEERQRAKEKCEAEMELAGSTEDMPVEKILEAELAVEPKTETYVEGTAGTPTNSPNDPVTNICQAADKQLFTLVEWAKRIPHFSNLPLDNQVILLRAGWNELLIASFSHRSISVKDGILLATGLHVHRNSAHSAGVGAIFDRVLTELVSKMRDMQMDKSELGCLRAIVLFNPDSKGLSNPAEVEALREKVYASLEAYCKQKYPDQPGRFAKLLLRLPALRSIGLKCLEHLFFFKLIGDTPIDTFLMEMLEAPHQMT, encoded by the exons GTCAGCTGTCTTCATCTCCTCTTAACTCCCCGACAGGTCAACGTACCATTGGCTCTCACCCGCTTCACCCATCTCTGCTCACCCCATCCTCGATGAGCGCCACGCCAGGTCAGCTCCACTCACCCATCAACGGCCTAGCATCACCCTTCCCTGTTATCAGCTCGCCCATgggccatccatccatcacaggACCTTCCTCCACCAGCATGGCCTTTGGACCCAGTCTCAGTCCACAA cttAGCTCACCCATGACATCAGTCAGCAGTCCAGAAGACATTAAGCCTCCTCTGGGTCTGAACGGAGTCATGAAGGTTCCAGCTCAACCGACCGGCACCATGCTGTCCCTCACCAAACACATCTGTGCCATCTGCGGAGATCGCTCCTCAG GCAAACACTATGGTGTGTACAGCTGTGAGGGATGCAAAGGCTTTTTCAAGCGCACAGTAAGGAAAGACCTGACCTACACCTGCCGAGAAAACAAGGGCTGTCCCATCGACAAGCGTCAGCGCAACCGCTGCCAGTATTGCCGTTACCAGAAGTGTCTGGCCATGGGCATGAAGAGAGAAg CTGTTCAGGAGGAGCGTCAGAGGGCGAAAGAAAAATGTGAAGCAGAAATGGAGCTGGCAGGCTCTACTGAAGACATGCCAGTGGAGAAAATTCTGGAAGCCGAGCTGGCAGTCGAACCCAAAACTGAAACCTACGTGGAGGGCACTGCTGGGACGCCCACCAACTCG CCCAACGACCCCGTCACAAACATCTGCCAAGCTGCGGATAAACAGCTTTTTACATTAGTGGAGTGGGCCAAAAGGATACCACACTTCTCCAACTTGCCTTTAGACAACCAAGTCATCCTCCTACGAGCAG gGTGGAACGAATTACTTATTGCTTCTTTCTCACACCGTTCAATAAGTGTGAAAGATGGCATATTGTTAGCAACTGGCCTCCATGTGCATAGAAACAGTGCACATAGTGCTGGAGTGGGTGCCATTTTTGATAG AGTGCTGACGGAGTTGGTGTCGAAGATGCGGGACATGCAGATGGACAAGTCTGAGCTTGGATGCCTGAGAGCAATTGTTCTCTTCAATCCAG ATTCTAAGGGCTTGTCAAACCCAGCAGAGGTGGAGGCACTCAGGGAGAAAGTGTACGCTTCACTGGAGGCGTACTGTAAACAGAAATACCCAGATCAGCCTGGGAG ATTTGCTAAATTGCTCCTTCGACTGCCTGCTTTGCGCTCCATCGGTCTGAAGTGTCTAGAACACCTCTTTTTCTTCAAACTCATCGGAGACACACCTATCGACACTTTCCTAATGGAAATGCTAGAGGCGCCACATCAAATGACATAA